AATGCCGCCTTCTATTGCCCCACAAAGGGCTGCGCTGGATTCAATTGATTGCTCGAATAGAACAATTAGATAATGGCGATATCGTTTGGGATGGCGTTGCCCTAGATATCAGCGATCGCAAAGCTGCTGAAGCTAATCTACGCTTTAGTGAAAAACGATTTCGGCGAGCCATTGAAGGTGCCCCTTTCCCCATCATGCTCCATGCCGAAGATGGTGAAGTTCTTCAAATCAATGCGACTTGGACCGAGTTGACGGGTTACAGCCATGCCGACATTCCTACCACTCAAGATTGGGCACAGTATGCCTATGGGGAAGATGCTGCCAGAGTAATCAAAGAGGTGATGGCCAAAAAGTATACCCTCACCTCTCGCTGGGAAGAAGGTGAATTTACCATTCGAACCCAGGATGGTGACCCACGTCTCTGGCAGTTTAGCTCCGCTCCCTTAGGAGTTTTACCCGATGGTCGTCGAACGGTGATTTCTATGGCCGTGGATGTCACCCAACGGCGACAGGCTGAAGACAATCTTGAACAGGCCAATCAGCAGCTAGCAGAATACTCCCACACCCTAGAGCAAAAAGTTGAGGAACGAACCCAGGCGTTCCAAATTGCGAAGGAACAAGCGGATAGTGCCAACCTGGCGAAAAGTGAATTTCTGGCCAATATGAGCCATGAACTCCGTACACCCCTGAATGGCATTCTGGGTTACGCCCAAATTCTCAATCGTTCTACCACCCTGAATGCCAAGGAGCACCACGGCATTACCGTCATCCACCAATGTGGCTCACATTTACTCAGCCTTATAAACGACATCTTAGATCTGGCCAAAATCGAAGCTCGAAAACTGGAACTTGCACCCGCTGAAACCTATTTGCCTGCTGTGCTTCAAAGTGTTGTTGAAATATGCAAGATCAAAGCCCAGCAAAAAGGCATCGCTTTTGTCTATGAACCCAGTCATGACCTACCGGGAGGGGTGAGTGTCGATGAAAAATGTCTGCGGCAAGTGTTGATCAATTTATTAGGCAATGCCATCAAATTTACGGATCATGGAGCGGTTACCCTACAAGTCGAAGTTTTGAGCACCACTGAAACGGAGGCTTCACTATTATTTCAGGTGATGGATACGGGAATTGGCATTGCTGAGACTGATCTCTCCAAACTCTTTGATGCTTTTGAACAAGTTGGATCTCGCGATCGGCGGGCGGAAGGCACCGGTTTGGGACTTGCCATCAGTCAACGCCTTGTCCAGCTTATGGGTCACAGCATTCAGGTTAAAAGCCAAGTGGGAATAGGGAGCGAGTTCTCCTTTATGATTAACCTCCCTCTGATCGAGAATGGGGTCCGATATCAGTCCATTTTTAACAACCAGGATCGCATTATCGGCTACCAAGGTGAGCGCAAGCGGATTCTCCTTGTGGATGATCATGAAGACAATGTCGTCATACTTTGCAACCTCCTGGAACCCCTCGGGTTTAAGGTCGATATCGCTCATGATGACTTAGAGGCTCTAGATAAACTCAGCAATCACCCCGACTTGGTGTTAACGGATATATCCATGCCAGTGATGGATAGTTTTAAGCTATTACGGCATATTCGGGATGATGCAGATCTCCAAACCCTCAAGTTCATCGTTTCCTCAGCCTCCGTCGATCCGGTCTACCAACAGCAAGCATTAGACGTGGGCAGCGATGCATTTCTAGCTAAACCCATTGATGCCCAAGCCTTGTTTCAAATCTTTTCTGAACAGCTCAATTTAGACTGGATTTATGAAGTGCTAACCCCCTCACCTGAGCAAAGGGAGGTTGCTTCGCCAGAAATGATATCTGAAGCAACCCAGACTATCAGATACGCTTCGACCATTGCTCAACAGAGTCTGATCAATGGTCAGCTAGAATTGCCGAGGGTTGATGGAGGGAGGCCGTCTCTAGACGTACACAACTACTCAGTCAAGGGAAAAAAACAGCCTTTAAAAGTGGTTTATCCACCCAAGGATACCTTAGAGAAACTAGTAGATATGGCAAATAAAGGTAGTATATTTGAGATCAAAGATGAACTGTTAGCGATTCATCTTACCCATCCAGAATGTCAATCCTTTTGCCAGGAAATCTTGCATTGGTCAGACCGCTTTGAACTGAATAAAATTCAAGCCTTTTTACAAGATGCTTACGAAAATCATCGGAATAACAGATAGAAAAAGTGGTCTATTTTATCGTCATATTTACTCGCTTGAATAGTTAAGTCAGATCAGGGAGTTCAGATCTGAACTAATGTTCTGGTGCTCATTCCCCTTTACCAGCCCACACGATTCATCATTTGTTGCTGAGACTAAGGCTTAGCAGAATATGACACCTATCATTGATGTGCCCTTACCTTCCATTCCGGGTTATACCCTCTCGGAACAGATCTATGAAGGGCATCACTCTGCTGTCTATCGGGCTTTTTCTGTCGCCCGGAAGCAATCGGTCATTCTCAAGGTCTTACGGTCTCGGCATCCCAACTTGCGGGAACTGGTTAAATTTCGCAATCAGTTTACCCTGACACAAAACCTTGATATCCCAGGGGTTGTCACCCCCCTTTGCCTAGTGCCCTGGAACAGCAGCTATGTCCTGGTGATGGCAGATCATCATGCCCTCTCTCTTCACGACTACTGCCACCATCAGCCCCTGGGCTGGCCTCAGGTTCTGGAACTGGCTCTCCAGTTGGCCGATATTCTCCACCATCTCAGCCAATCGCGCATTATCCATAAGGATATTAAACCGGCCAATGTCCTGATGCATCCTCATTCGATGGAAGTTTGGCTGATCGATTTCAGTATTGCGTCGTTATTGCCGAAGGAACGACAGGTCCTCCAGAGTCCAGGAGATTTAGAAGGAACCCTGGCCTACCTGGCTCCCGAACAAACTGGACGCATGAACCGAGGAATTGACTACCGAACCGATTTTTATGGGTTGGGGGTGACGCTCTATGAATTACTGACGGGCAAGCTCCCCTTTTTGACCGATGACTGGATGGAACTGATCCATTGTCATCTGGCCAAGCTACCCCCACCGCCCCATAAGGTGAATCCCCAAATCCCCATTCCAGTTTCCCGACTGGTGCTAAAGTTGATGGCCAAGACTGCGGAAGACCGGTATCAAAGTGCGTTGGGGCTGAAGCATGATCTACAGCGGTGTTTGGAGCTGAGTAACGAACAAACTAGTTTTGAAATCTTTGAATTGGGGTTGCGAGATGTTTGCGATCGCTTCCTGATACCGGAAAAACTCTATGGCCGTGCAATAGAAGTCCAGACCTTGCTCAATGCCTTTGAACGGGTGGCACACGGTTGTTCAGAACTAGTGCTTGTGGCTGGATTTTCTGGCATTGGCAAAACGGCAGTGGTCCATGAAGTCCATAAGCCCATCACCCAGAAAAAGGGCTATTTCATCCAGGGAAAGTTTGATCAATTCAATCGCAACATCCCGTTCTCAGCCTTTATACAGGCCTTTCGCGGCCTAATGGGGCAGCTATTGGGTGAATCCGACTCCCGCTTAGACCGCTGGAAAGCCAAGATCCTAGAAGCGGTGGGGGACAGCGGCCAAGTGTTGCTGGAGGTGATTCCTGAACTGGAGCATATTATTGGTGAGCAGCCCACTGTCCCAGAATTATCAGGTCTCTCGGCCCAGAATCGATTCAATCGGTTGTTTAGTCAATTCGTCCAGGTGTTTACTACGCCAGAGCATCCCTTAGTCATTTTTGTGGATGACTTGCAGTGGGTAGATTCCGCTTCATTGAGCCTTCTCAAGTTACTGATGGTTGACGCCCAGGCAGGCCACCTGCTGGTACTGGGCGCTTACCGAGATAACGAGGTGTTCCCCGCTCATATGCTGATGCTGACGTTGGCTGAGCTAGAGAAACAAGATGCCTCGCTACACACCATCACCTTGGCTCCTCTTGAGTCTGCCCATGTCAATCAACTGGTCGCCGACACCCTACTGTGTGAACCGGAGGTCGCTGCTCCCTTCTCTAAGTTGGTGTTCCAAAAAACCCAGGGCAATCCCTTTTTTATGACCCAATTTCTACAGGGATTGCAGAGTGATGGTCATCTTACGTTTAACCATGATCTGGGCTATTGGCAGTGTGATTTGGCTCAGGTCCAGCAACTGGCCCTCACCGATGACGTCGTGGCGTTTATGGAAGAGCGATTACAAAAGCTCCCCCTCCTGACCCAAGAGGTTCTAAAACTGGCAGCCTGTATCGGTAACCTGTTTGACTTGGCAACCTTGTCTTTGGTTTGCGATCGCACCCCCCAAACCGTCGCCTCAGATCTATGGCCAGCCCTGCAAGCAGGCCTAGTCATTCCCGAAAGTGCAATATACAAGTTTTTCCAGGGGGAGAATCGAGATCTCACCGATACAGCAGCCATCACAACCTCCTACCGTTTTCTGCACGATCGGGTCCAGCAAGCCGCCTACACCTTGATTCCAGATGCGCAAAAGCAGACCACCCATGTCAATATTGGGCGGTCGTTGCTGAAACGGCTGTCCCCCATAGACATCGAAGAGCGACTGTTTGATATCGTCAATCATTGGAATGTCGGCATTGCTGCCCTCACCGATCCGGCCGAACAGCAGCAACTCTGCCAGCTCAACCTCAGGGCAGGAGAAAAAGCCAAGGGGGCGATCGCCTACGATATGGCTCAGCACTATGCAGCAATAGCGGTTCAGTTCCTCCAGCCAGAGAGTTGGCAAACGGATTATGCTCAGACGCTAGCCATCCACAACTTGTCTGCCGAAGCCGCCTATCTCAATGGCGATTTTGCCCAAGTCACCTATTGGACTGGGCTGATATTGCAGCATACTCAGGGGCTGGATCAAACGAAAGCCTATGAAATCAATATTCTGGCAACGGTGGCCCAAAAACAGTTTTTAGAGGCGATTGAATTAGGTCGACAGGTTCTTCATCAATTAGATATCGATATTCCTCGGGAGCCCGATGTCCAAGAGATTCAACGGGCCCTCGACGCTACGGCTGAGCTAGTCCCTCAAGCCAAAATTCAGTCTCTGGTGGATTTACCAGTGATGACTGATCCGAAGTCCCTCGCTGCCCTGCGAATCCTCAATAGCATCGCGGTCAGTGTTTACCTAGCTCAACCCCAACTTTTTCCTCTGATTGTCCTGGCTCAAGTCAAACTGTCCATCTTGCATGGCAATGCACCTATCTCCGCAGGAGCCTACGCGCGCTATAGCTTAGTGCTATGCGGCAAAGTTAATGATATTGAGACTGGCTATGCCTTTGGCCAATTAGCACTAACCCTTTCAGACCAGTTCGGCAATCGAGAAATTAATACCCGCGTCCTCTTGATGGTGGGGGCGTTAACGTTGCCTTGGCAACAGCACCTGAATACGGTCATTCCGTTGCTACAGCAAGCCTACATCGATGGCCTGGAATCGGGCAGCTTAGAAGCGGCGGCCTTGAGTCATTACTATGAAAGTCAATCTGCGTACCTAGTCGGTCAAGAACTCAGAGAATTTGAGCAGCAAGCACGGCTCTATAGCGAGCATATTTGTCAGATTAAACAGGCGGTCCATCTTCAGAACAATGAGCTATTACGTCAAGTTGCCCTGAATTTAATGGGGGATGGAGAAAATCCCTGGGCGTTAAAGGGAGAGGCCTTTGATGAAACGGTGATGCTGTCGCAATATCAAGCCTCCAATAATCTGTTGGGACTGTTCTGCTTCCATCTTCACAAACTGATGCTGTGCTATTGGTTTAATCAACCGGAGCAAGCCATAGAACATGCCCAACAGGCAGTGGACTATTTATCTGGGGTGACGGCTCAGGCAACCGTACCGGTCTTTTACTTTTACGATTCCTTGGCAAGGTTATCTGAGTCTGTTTTCGATGGTGGTTCAGCCACCTTAGAACGGTCAGACCCCAGCTCGAATTTAGAGGTCATTCACAAAAATCGCGCCAAGTTAGACCATTGGGCACAATTCTGCCCTGAAAACTTCCAACATAAACTGGACTTAATTGATGCAGAGTATCATGCTCGCTTGGGCCAAAAGCTGGAAGCAATAGAAGCTTATGACCACGCCATTCAAGGGGCGAAAAAAAATCAGTATGTCCAGGAAGAAGCCCTCGCCAATGAGCTAGCCGCCAAGTTTTACCTGAATTGGGGAAAAGAACAAGCCGCTGTTGGCTATCTGCAAGCAGCCTACTACTGCTATACCCGCTGGGGGGCCAAAGCTAAAACGGCTGACTTGGAACGATGTTATCCCCACCTGTTCCAACCCATCCTTCAGCAGTCCACCCAAGGGTCAACGTCCTTGGACACCTTAAACCGTATTGCGCCGCTGAACCTATCCATTCATTCGTCCACCAGTACGTCTCAACCGTCCACCCAGGGCGTCAATCAAACCCTTGATTTCGCTGCGATTTTGAAATCGGGCCAAGTGCTATCCACTAGCCTGCATCTAGATGAGCTACTGGAGAAACTGGCACGGATATTGCTCCAGACTTCTGGTGCAGATCGATTACAGCTTCTGCTGCCAGAAGAGAACGGCGCTTGGCAAATCAGAGTCACTGCCACGCCCGAGACGATGCAACTCGGTTCAATCCCTCTGAACGACCCTGCCAACTTCCCGATTCAACTGATTCAATATGTCAAACATACCCAAGAAGTTCTGTGTATTGATGGCTCAGAAGCAGACCATCCCATCGTCGATCAGTACCTCCAGCAACATCAACCTCGTAGCGTCATCTGTCTTCCCCTCCTGTATCAAGGGAATCTGAATGGTCTACTGTATCTAGAAAATCAATCGGCGGTTGGCGTATTTACGTGCGATCGCATCACCGTCCTTAACTTCCTCTGTTCTCAAGCCGCCATTTCCCTAGAAAACGCCAGACTTTTTGAATCCGCTACCCTCAAATCCTCCATCATCGAATCCGCCATCGATGGCATGGCCATATTAGAAGACGACAAATTTATTTATTTGAATGCAGCCCATATCTCTCTGTTCGGATATGAAGTGGAAGAGTTAATGGGGCAAAGCTGGGAGAAGCTTTATGCTCCGGTAGAGGTGCAACGTTTGCGCAAAATAATCTTCTCCTCCTTAGCCAAGACAGGGCAATGGTTAGGGGAGGCAACTGCAACTCGCAAAGATGGCAGTTCTTTTGCCGAAGAGATGAGCGTGTTCCTCCTGGAAGATGGCAAACTCATTTGCATTTGTCGTGATATTAGCGTTCGCAAACAGCTCGAACTGGAGCAAACCCAGCTATACGAGTCACTTGCCCTCAAATCTTCTGCCATAGAGGCATCGGACGCGGGTATCGCGATTCTCCAGGATGGAAAATATATTTATCTCAACGACAGCCATCTATCCCTGCTAGGTTACGAGCCCCATGAACTAATAGGGGCAAGTTGGGAAATACTTTATGCCCCTGAAGAAGCTGAGCGATTGAATCAACATATCTTCCCTCAACTGGCTAGCGAGGGACGCTGGCTTGGGGAAGCAACAGCTCGCCGGAAAGATGGGAGTTATTTTCCCCAAGAGGTGAGTTTGTCTGCATTCAAAGACAACACAGTGATTTGTATTTGCCGAGATATTAGCGATCGCAAACGACTAGAGCAGGATCAATCCCGACTGACTGCTGTTTTAGAAGCAACCCCTGACTACATTGGGATAGCCAGTGCAACAGGAGAAATCCTCTGGCACAACAGGCAGCTTAGAGCGCTCCGTTCAGATCTAGAACAGCAGAAAGATCATCGTTCAATTGCAGATTGTCATCCCGATTGGGTCAGGCAAATTATTGTCGAGGAGGCTTTACCCACCGCCATCCAAGCAGGAAGTTGGACAGGAGAGTTAGCACTCCTAGATGGCAATGGGAATGAGATCCCTGTTTCACAAGTGATTATTGCCCATAAAGCAGCAGATGGCACTGTAGAAAACTTTTCAACGATCATGCGAGATATTCGCGATCGCAAAGCTGCAGAAGCTAATCTACGAGCCAGTGAGCAACGGTTCCGACGGGCCATCGAAGATGCCCCTTTCCCGATTATGATCCATGCCGAAGACGGAGAGGTTTTACAGATTAGCTCCACCTGGACCGAATTAACGGGCTACACCCATGCCGATATTCCTACCACAAGGGACTGGGCTCAGCGTGCCTATGGCACAGATGCCCCTCACATCCTTGA
The Acaryochloris marina S15 genome window above contains:
- a CDS encoding PAS domain S-box protein translates to MTPIIDVPLPSIPGYTLSEQIYEGHHSAVYRAFSVARKQSVILKVLRSRHPNLRELVKFRNQFTLTQNLDIPGVVTPLCLVPWNSSYVLVMADHHALSLHDYCHHQPLGWPQVLELALQLADILHHLSQSRIIHKDIKPANVLMHPHSMEVWLIDFSIASLLPKERQVLQSPGDLEGTLAYLAPEQTGRMNRGIDYRTDFYGLGVTLYELLTGKLPFLTDDWMELIHCHLAKLPPPPHKVNPQIPIPVSRLVLKLMAKTAEDRYQSALGLKHDLQRCLELSNEQTSFEIFELGLRDVCDRFLIPEKLYGRAIEVQTLLNAFERVAHGCSELVLVAGFSGIGKTAVVHEVHKPITQKKGYFIQGKFDQFNRNIPFSAFIQAFRGLMGQLLGESDSRLDRWKAKILEAVGDSGQVLLEVIPELEHIIGEQPTVPELSGLSAQNRFNRLFSQFVQVFTTPEHPLVIFVDDLQWVDSASLSLLKLLMVDAQAGHLLVLGAYRDNEVFPAHMLMLTLAELEKQDASLHTITLAPLESAHVNQLVADTLLCEPEVAAPFSKLVFQKTQGNPFFMTQFLQGLQSDGHLTFNHDLGYWQCDLAQVQQLALTDDVVAFMEERLQKLPLLTQEVLKLAACIGNLFDLATLSLVCDRTPQTVASDLWPALQAGLVIPESAIYKFFQGENRDLTDTAAITTSYRFLHDRVQQAAYTLIPDAQKQTTHVNIGRSLLKRLSPIDIEERLFDIVNHWNVGIAALTDPAEQQQLCQLNLRAGEKAKGAIAYDMAQHYAAIAVQFLQPESWQTDYAQTLAIHNLSAEAAYLNGDFAQVTYWTGLILQHTQGLDQTKAYEINILATVAQKQFLEAIELGRQVLHQLDIDIPREPDVQEIQRALDATAELVPQAKIQSLVDLPVMTDPKSLAALRILNSIAVSVYLAQPQLFPLIVLAQVKLSILHGNAPISAGAYARYSLVLCGKVNDIETGYAFGQLALTLSDQFGNREINTRVLLMVGALTLPWQQHLNTVIPLLQQAYIDGLESGSLEAAALSHYYESQSAYLVGQELREFEQQARLYSEHICQIKQAVHLQNNELLRQVALNLMGDGENPWALKGEAFDETVMLSQYQASNNLLGLFCFHLHKLMLCYWFNQPEQAIEHAQQAVDYLSGVTAQATVPVFYFYDSLARLSESVFDGGSATLERSDPSSNLEVIHKNRAKLDHWAQFCPENFQHKLDLIDAEYHARLGQKLEAIEAYDHAIQGAKKNQYVQEEALANELAAKFYLNWGKEQAAVGYLQAAYYCYTRWGAKAKTADLERCYPHLFQPILQQSTQGSTSLDTLNRIAPLNLSIHSSTSTSQPSTQGVNQTLDFAAILKSGQVLSTSLHLDELLEKLARILLQTSGADRLQLLLPEENGAWQIRVTATPETMQLGSIPLNDPANFPIQLIQYVKHTQEVLCIDGSEADHPIVDQYLQQHQPRSVICLPLLYQGNLNGLLYLENQSAVGVFTCDRITVLNFLCSQAAISLENARLFESATLKSSIIESAIDGMAILEDDKFIYLNAAHISLFGYEVEELMGQSWEKLYAPVEVQRLRKIIFSSLAKTGQWLGEATATRKDGSSFAEEMSVFLLEDGKLICICRDISVRKQLELEQTQLYESLALKSSAIEASDAGIAILQDGKYIYLNDSHLSLLGYEPHELIGASWEILYAPEEAERLNQHIFPQLASEGRWLGEATARRKDGSYFPQEVSLSAFKDNTVICICRDISDRKRLEQDQSRLTAVLEATPDYIGIASATGEILWHNRQLRALRSDLEQQKDHRSIADCHPDWVRQIIVEEALPTAIQAGSWTGELALLDGNGNEIPVSQVIIAHKAADGTVENFSTIMRDIRDRKAAEANLRASEQRFRRAIEDAPFPIMIHAEDGEVLQISSTWTELTGYTHADIPTTRDWAQRAYGTDAPHILEVMALKYSRTTHWDEGEFVIRKKDGDYCFWQFSSAPLGTLPDDRRLVISMAVDVTQRQKAEKDLEQANQQLADYSQTLKQKVKERTIALQITKEQVEKANEYEQALNRITKDIRRSLNLKDIFATTTQAVRPILDCERVTVYKFDADWGGKFIFESKQEPLEPLVFSSRQAEWNDSFLVNDEGNLCIFNATYQVEDIYEKGLSLCHLEVLERFNIRAYLVVPIYVGNKLWGLLAAYNHSQPREWQPGEVRLFEQVSSHLGVALKQAELLSAMAEAKEKADAANEAKSLFLANMSHELRTPLNGILGYAQILHRSESLSGKGREGVDTIYQCGSHLLNLINDVLDISKIEALKLKLAPKAINLPSLLQNVVEMCRVKAEQKEIVFTYQPSSQLPQQVEVDDKRLQQVLLNLLGNAVKFTDHGSVTFSVEVSPLSDQRIALDFRVVDTGVGIAHQDVAKLFQSFEQVGDQHKQAEGTGLGLAISQRIVQLMGSEIQVASQPEQGSEFFFTVNLPLGKPMEAQQQSSPMIVDYRGKRRQVLVIDDRWENRVVLSTLLESVGLTVLEAEQGQAGLDILKQVKPDLVITDLVMPVMDGYDFLAAVRQSEAIQGTQVIVSSATFTQNVQKRAFNAGCNAFLPKPIDAQELYNTLAEQLQLEWIYETPAEGHPSTPADNTAQIKIPTAAELEVLLEFAASGIIKDFREQLAQLVASNLEYAAFAQPLMVLSKQFKIEEIEVLLEDYLNPSDPG